Proteins from a genomic interval of Alteromonas macleodii ATCC 27126:
- a CDS encoding ABC transporter permease: protein MSFSLAYLFPGDTLENLTGLVPQNEIQRAALERQFKLDQPYIFQFFYYVGNLLTGDWGYSFTSGLPLREEVGIAMPATIELATYAMLMALFIGIPLGYYAGIRSYSTSDHLINSASITTYSFPVFWFALLLILVFSLQLDAAPLSGRISLLYNIEPVSGFILIDILLSDIENKTLAFKDALSHLALPTFAIGAIATASMIRITRRSVIDVKHRPYIAAAISRGLSSWQIFFRHILRNALLPILPLMAIQITTLITNAMIVETLFSWPGIGNWLIQAIYQRDYPALRIGMMAVSTVVITLTILVDLFNRMIDPSREKYERATV, encoded by the coding sequence ATGAAATTCAACGCGCGGCATTGGAGCGGCAATTTAAACTAGATCAGCCCTATATTTTCCAGTTTTTCTATTATGTAGGCAACTTGCTCACTGGTGACTGGGGATACAGCTTTACGTCAGGCCTGCCGTTAAGAGAAGAGGTAGGTATTGCGATGCCAGCCACAATAGAACTGGCAACCTATGCCATGTTGATGGCGTTATTCATTGGAATACCGCTTGGTTATTATGCGGGGATTCGCAGCTATTCAACGTCGGATCACCTAATAAATAGTGCAAGTATAACAACCTATTCTTTTCCTGTTTTTTGGTTTGCGCTCCTGCTTATATTGGTTTTCAGTTTGCAGCTAGACGCTGCACCGCTGTCGGGTCGTATCAGTTTGCTTTATAACATCGAACCCGTGTCAGGCTTTATTCTCATTGATATATTATTGTCTGACATAGAAAACAAGACCTTAGCCTTCAAGGATGCGTTATCGCACTTAGCATTACCTACGTTTGCCATTGGCGCTATCGCCACCGCTTCGATGATACGTATAACAAGACGTTCTGTTATAGACGTGAAACACCGCCCCTATATCGCTGCAGCAATATCTAGAGGCCTTTCAAGTTGGCAGATATTCTTTCGTCATATTCTGCGCAACGCGTTACTGCCCATTTTACCGCTAATGGCGATACAAATTACGACATTAATAACGAACGCGATGATTGTCGAAACCTTGTTTTCTTGGCCGGGGATCGGTAATTGGCTGATTCAAGCTATTTATCAGCGAGATTACCCTGCCCTTAGAATTGGTATGATGGCAGTATCCACGGTAGTAATTACACTCACGATTCTCGTTGATTTGTTTAACCGAATGATTGACCCAAGCAGAGAGAAATACGAACGTGCCACAGTTTAG